Proteins encoded within one genomic window of Ailuropoda melanoleuca isolate Jingjing chromosome 16, ASM200744v2, whole genome shotgun sequence:
- the LOC100480954 gene encoding olfactory receptor 10AG1-like — protein MEKNSAETNLTSMTEFILLGFSDYPNLQMFLFVVFFFVYVIILMGNGIIVLITRVDQALQTPMYFFLSNFSFLEICFVSVTLPRMLTNLWTQKRNISLFACATQMNFVLMLGNIECLLLTVMAYDRYVAICNPLHYPLVMNHKVCVQLVAACWITGVPVEIGQTCQIFSLPFCGSNQINHFFCDIPPLLKLACGDTFLNEMLVFTVAVLFVIIPFLLIIGSYSKIISTILRLPSATGRTKAFSTCSSHVTVVAMFFGSGIITYLRPKSKHSSRTDKFLSLFYTIVTPMFNPMIYTLRNKDAMIALRKLLP, from the coding sequence atggaaaaaaaCTCAGCAGAAACAAATCTCACTTCAATGACGGAATTCATTCTTTTGGGATTTTCTGATTATCCTAAtcttcaaatgtttctttttgtagTATTCTTCTTTGTCTATGTGATAATTCTGATGGGAAATGGCATTATTGTTCTCATAACCAGGGTTGACCAGGCTCTCCAGACtcccatgtattttttccttagtaatttttcctttttggaaatctGTTTTGTATCTGTCACTCTTCCCAGAATGCTCACAAATCTTTGgactcagaaaagaaatatctcTTTGTTTGCCTGCGCAACACAAATGAATTTTGTCCTTATGCTAGGAAACATAGAGTGCCTCCTTCTGAcagtgatggcctatgaccgctacgtGGCCATTTGTAACCCTCTGCATTACCCGCTAGTCATGAACCACAAGGTCTGTGTCCAGCTGGTGGCGGCCTGTTGGATCACTGGGGTTCCAGTAGAGATAGGGCAGACGTGCCAGATTTTCTCTCTGCCATTTTGTGGGTCTAACCAAATCAATCACTTCTTCTGTGACATCCCCCCACTACTCAAGCTGGCCTGTGGGGACACTTTCCTGAATGAGATGTTAGTCTTTACAGTTGCTGTCCTCTTTGTTATAATCCCTTTTCTGTTGATAATTGGGTCCTATAGTAAAATCATCTCCACCATCCTGAGGTTGCCGTCAGCAACAGGACGAACCAAAGCTTTCTCCACCTGCTCATCTCATGTCACGGTTGTGGCCATGTTCTTTGGATCTGGAATCATCACATATTTACGACCCAAATCTAAACATTCTTCCAGAACAGACaagtttctctcccttttctatACCATTGTTACCCCAATGTTTAATCCCATGATATACACTCTGAGAAATAAGGATGCCATGATAGCCTTGAGAAAATTGTTGCCGTAA
- the LOC100480706 gene encoding olfactory receptor 10AG1-like, with protein sequence MENKLKTEILNITTIVEFVLLGFSDIPNLQWILFGVFLVVYLTILMCNSIIILIIKIDSALQTPMYFFLSNFSFLEICYVTVTIPRMLMDLLTQKGNISFFACAAQMCFVLMFGGSECLLLTVMAYDRYVAICNPLHYALVMNHKVCVQLVTVSWFSAVPVVIGQTCQIFSLPFCGSNTINHFFCDIPPVLKLACGDTFVNEIAVYVVAVIFIMVPFLLIVVSYGKIISSILKLSSARGRAKAFSTCSSHLIVVVLFYGTATITYLRPKPNQSEGVGKLISLFYTVLIPTLNPIIYTLRNKDIMVALRKLLTKLLT encoded by the coding sequence ATggagaacaaattaaaaacagaaattttgaatATAACTACCATTGTGGAATTTGTTCTCTTGGGGTTTTCTGATATTCCCAATCTCCAATGGATTCTTTTTGGGGTATTTTTAGTCGTCTACCTAACTATCCTGATGTGCAATAGCATcataatattgataataaaaattGACTCTGCTCTCCAGACCccgatgtatttttttcttagcaatttttctttcttagaaatctGTTATGTAACAGTCACTATCCCAAGAATGCTCATGGACCTATTGACccagaaaggaaatatttctttctttgcctgtGCTGCACAAATGTGTTTTGTCCTTATGTTTGGAGGCTCAGAGTGTCTTCTCCTGACGGTGATGGCCTATGATCGCTATGTGGCCATTTGTAACCCTCTGCATTATGCTCTAGTCATGAATCACAAGGTCTGTGTCCAGCTGGTGACTGTGTCCTGGTTCAGTGCAGTTCCAGTTGTAATTGGGCAAACATGCCAGATTTTCTCCCTGCCCTTTTGTGGGTCTAACACAATTAATCATTTCTTCTGTGACATCCCCCCAGTACTCAAGCTTGCTTGTGGGGACACATTTGTGAATGAGATTGCAGTCTATGTAGTTGCAGTCATCTTCATCATGGTGCCATTTCTGTTGATTGTTGTATCCTATGGCAAAATTATATCCAGCATTCTGAAATTGTCATCAGCCAGAGGGAGAGCTaaagccttctccacctgttCTTCTCACCTGATAGTTGTAGTCTTATTCTATGGAACGGCTACCATCACTTATTTAAGACCCAAACCAAATCAATCTGAAGGAGTTGGGAAATTGATCTCTCTTTTCTACACCGTTTTGATCCCAACATTGAATCCCATTATAtatactctgagaaacaaagacaTCATGGTAGCACTGAGAAAACTACTAACAAAGTTATTAACATGA